The genome window ATACCTTGATGAATTACAATAAAAATATTCAATCAATTGACGTAAGTATTTTAACAGGTTTGCAATACACGATTTATAATACAGGAACGACATACGATTTTTACAATAAGATAAATGAAAATGATATCGAATACAATCAATCGCGCTATCAAAAATATCGTCTTAAGGTTTTTGCAGGGAAATTTGATGTAGAGAAAAAGTTTGAATCTGATCAAAAAATTGAATTTGGAGGACGTTTTACACATGCAAAATCAGAAACAACTAATCAAACGTTTTTTTCTCAAAAATCATCAGAAGAATTTCTTTATAATTTCAAAGAGCTGAATCTTTCCGCTTATTTGCAATACACAAAAAATTATGAAAAATGGAATTATAAAGCCGGATTAAGAACAGAAGCAACTAATTCTAAAGGTTTTGATGAAATAAAACAACTTTCGGATATTGATAAAAAATACATTGATTGGTTTCCGAATGCAGAAATTAATTACACTTTTGAGAATAAAGATGCGTTGACAATTTATTACAAACGTACAATTGATAGACCGAATTACAGCACCCTTTCTTCTGGGAATTTGTACGGAAGTCCTTATATCGAATACAGCGGAAATTTTAATATTTTACCTACTTACACCGATACGTTTTCTGCGAATTATTCATTGAAAAAATGGAACATGAATGTGACGTATTATCAAAGTAAAAATCCGATGAATTATACGTTGATTTATGATGATGTGAGAAATATTTCAACATTTACAACGGTTAATTTTGAAAAAGAAAAAAATATTTCTGTTGGTTTAGATGTTCCGTTCGAATATAAATTTTGGTCAACACAAATTAGTTTATCTATGATTTATAGTAAAATAATTGATAAAAAAGCTGTGCTTAAAAAATCTGTTCCGTATATCTATTTATACTCTAATCATAATTTCAAATTGGGAAAAGATTTTAATTTTATGCTTGATGGATATTGGCTAAGAAAACGAACAGAAGGAATTTATGATCGAAATTCTCAAGTTATCGTTAACCTTGGATTGACCAAATCATACAAAAACCTTGATTTTTCTATTCGTTTCAATGATTTATTTAAACAAATGAAATTTAGCGAAACATTGAATTATGATAAAATAAGTTCTAAAAACCTATTTTTAGTCGATTATCAAGAACTATCTGTTGGTGTTAAATATAATTTTGGCCGATTAAATAAAACCATCTCGAAAGAGAATAAAGTAAATGAAGAGGAAGGGAGAATTAGGTAATACTTTTATTTCCAAAATTCAATAAATCGTATAACTTTGCTTTCAAATTTAAAGAAATAAAATGTTTAAATTTATTCGTAAGGTTATACTTTATCTTTTTGTAGCTCATCTTGTATACATTGTTGTGTTAAAGTGGATTAATCCGCCGTTCACGATTACGCAAGTTCAGCAAGGTTTTGAACAAGGAAAATTTAAGCGCGATTATATTTCCTATGACGAAATGGGACGAAATATAAAATTGGCTGTAATTGGTTCTGAAGATCAAAAATTTCCTGTGCACAATGGATTTGATATGGATGGAATACAGGAAGCGATTGAAAAGAATAAAGAAGGTAAAAAACTTCGTGGAGGTTCTACGATTTCTCAACAAGTCGCGAAAAATGTGTTTTTGTGGCAAGGTCGTTCTTGGTTGAGAAAAGGATTAGAAGTTTATTTTACGTTTATGATCGAAAAAATTTGGGGCAAACAACGTATTTTAGAAATGTATCTGAATACTTCTGAAATGGGAATTGGTGTTTTTGGTGTTGAAGCTGCTTCTGAATATTATTTCAATAAACCAGCTAAAGATTTAACCAAAAATGAAGCGGCTCGTATTGCAGCAGCTTTGCCATTGCCACGAAAATATAATGTGAATCCGCCTTCGTCTTTTATCAGTAGACGCGCCAGTCATATCGAGCGACAAATGCGAAATATACAAGGAAGCGCTGATTTGGAAAAGGTTTTAGGAGAATAAAATAGAAAAGAGAAGTTAATAAGCTTCTCTTTTTTTATTTTTATTACTCTCTCCAATTAATTTTAACTGCAGAAATTTTCTCTAATTCCAAACGAGTTTCAGGAAGTAAATTGAAGTCATTTTTCATATAAAAAGCTAACGGAGAACGATAAGGCTCTCCATTCGCTTTTGTATCTTTTTCATGATCGATTACCCAACCATTTAGTTCTGTCGAAAATGTTTTTAATCGATTAAGAATTTTACGTCCCAAACCAATTTGATGCAATTCGCTATCTACAATTAATGCAAACCATTTCTCATAATCTCTTTCGAAAATCACCGCCCAAGCTCGCATTTGATTGTTTTCATCTACAGCAAAAAAATGTTTAGCTTCAATCAAACTATTCAAATAATTTTCGGTATCTTGTAAACTTTCAAAAGCTAGATTAATAGGATATTCATTGTTCCAAATTTTAAAAATATAGTCTTTATGAATTTGGTTTAACGTTGTAAATGAATAGATTTCTAATGAGTTAAGTTGAGGCATAAAATGATTTCTTATTTTGCTAAATATACTAAATTATTTAGTCAAAATTTCTTTTAAAATCAAAGGTTTGTCGGTTGTAATGTAATCCACTTTTAGATCAATCATTTCTTGCATCACTTTTGGGTCGTTAACCGTCCAAACATTCACCAATAAACCCAAATCTTTCGCTTCTTTTACCCAAGTCGGATTTTTCTGAAATACTTTATAATTATAGTCAATTCCGTTCCAATTTCTCGCTTTTACATCTTTTGGAGACAAATCGCCATTCAAATAAGAAACGTGAAATTTAGGTGCTAATTTCTTGAATTCATCACAAATATTTTGACTAAATGAAATGATTTCAACTTGTTTTTCTACTTTATGTTTTTTGATGATTTCAATTGCTTTTTTTACTGCACGATTTTCGTTTTCTTTTGATGAATGAGGTTTTAATTCGAAAATTAATTTAACTTTCTTATTCTTTTTTCCTTGTTCAAAATATTCTTCTAAAGTTGGCATGTTTTCGTTGTTAGCCAATTTCAACGTTTTTAAAAGAGAAGAATTAGTCATTTCGATTGCATGACCTTGAAAATTATCATCATGATTTACCATCAAAACATCATCAGCGCTAATTAATACGTCAAATTCAGAACCATAAGCACCAATTTCTTGTGCAGATTTTAAAGATTTGATCGAATTTTTTGCATTATTCTCGGTGTCCCAATAACCGCGATGAGCAATAATTTTTTGAGCATTTGCCATATTCGTAAGCATAAAAGTTGTTAAGGCAGTAAATATAAATTTTTTCATGATGAATTGTTTTTTCGAAGTAAAATTATTTTGTTTAAAGGATTTTGACGTTACCTAAAGATTAAGAAGTTGAATTTATAAAAGAATCTGTCGAAAAGCAGTAAATTTTGACTGGAATAAAATTGCGATTGCGCCGAATTTCACTTAATTTTGCACAAAGACAAACACAATGACGCAAGGAATTATTATTTTAGATTTTGGCTCGCAATACAATCAATTAATCGCGCGCCGAATTCGAGAATTTGGAGTTTACACAGAAATTATTCCCTACAACACTTCGATCGAAGAAATCAAAAAACACAATCCAAAAGGAATTATTTTATCAGGAGGACCTTCTTCAGTTTTTGGAGATGAAGCCGCTTTGGTAGATAAAGAATTATTCGAAATGGGCGTTCCTGTTTTAGGAATTTGCTACGGAATGCAATTGATTTCGCACTTATTAGGCGGAGAAGTTAAGAAAGGTGAAAAAGGTGAATATGGAAAATCTGAATTAACAGTTTTAGCTCAAAACAGTTTATTTGCAGGTGTTCCAGAACAATCTACAGTTTGGATGAGCCATTTCGACGAAGTAATGACAGCGCCAACTGGATTTACAATTTCAGGAAAATCAAACATAGATATTGCGGCAATCGCAAATGAAGATAAAAAGATTTTTGCAGTACAATTTCACCCAGAAGTAACGCATTCAGAATATGGTTCAACAATGTTAGAAAACTTTGTTTTCAATATTTGTCAGGCTGAAAAGAATTGGGTTTTAAAAGATTTTATCGAAACAGAAATTGCTCGTATAAAAGAAGTAGTTGGTGATAAAAAAGTAATTTTAGGACTTTCTGGAGGTGTTGATTCTTCTGTTGCTGCGGTTTTGATTCATCGTGCAATTGGCGATCAATTAACATGTATTTTTGTTGATACTGGTTTATTGAGAAAAGATGAAGGAAAAAAAGTAATGGAAAATTACGGAAAACACTTCAACATGAACATTAAAATGGTAGATGCTTCAGAACGTTTCTTAACAAACTTGAAAGGTATTGACGAACCAGAAGCAAAACGTAAATCAATTGGTAAAGATTTCGTGGCTGTTTTTGATGAAGAATCAAATAAATTTGAAGATGCAGCATTCTTAGCGCAAGGAACTATTTATCCTGATGTAATCGAATCGCAATCTGTAAAAGGACCTTCTGCAACTATCAAATCTCACCACAATGTTGGTGGATTACCAGAAGATATGAAACTTCAATTATTAGAACCATTACGCGAATTATTCAAAGATGAAGTACGTAAAGTTGGAGTAGAATTAGGAATTCCTCGTGAATTAGTTTACCGTCATCCTTTCCCAGGACCAGGTTTAGGAATTCGTGTTTTAGGAGAAGTTGACGAAGAAAAAGTACGTATTTTACAAGAAGCAGATCAAATTTTTATCGACGAGCTTTATGCACATAATTTATACGACGAAGTTTCTCAAGCTTTCGTGGTGTTATTACCTGTAAAATCTGTTGGAGTAATGGGAGACGAGCGTACATACGAATATACGGCGGTTGTTCGTTCAGCAAATACGATCGATTTTATGACAGCAACTTGGTCTAAATTACCTTACGAATTCTTAGAATTAGTTTCGAACAGAATTATCAATGAGGTAAAAGGAATTAACCGTGTAGCCTACGATATCAGCTCAAAACCACCAGCAACAATCGAGTGGGAATAAGCTAAAAAATATATCAAAGCCAGCCAATGTGCTGGCTTTTTTTCTATGTAAACTTTAAAAAACTAAATATTAAATGGAACTTTTAAAAGAAAGAATTCTGAAGGATGGAAAAAGTTTCGATGGTGGCATTCTAAAAGTTGATAGTTTTATCAACCACCAAATGGACCCTGTTCTGATGAAAGCAATAGCGTCGGAATTTGTCCAGCGATTTTCGGATTTAAACATTAATAAAATCATTACAATCGAAGCGAGCGGAATTGCACCAGCGATTATGGTTGGATTAGAATTGAATTTGCCTGTTGTTTTTGTGAAAAAAGCTAAACCTAAAACAATGGCAGATTTTTATGCGTCGCAAGTATATTCATTCACGAAAGACCGAACGTACGATGTTTGCGTAAGTAGCCAATTTCTGAATGAAAATGATAATGTTATTTTTATTGATGATTTTTTAGCGAACGGAAATGCAGCGTTGGGTGTTGAAGATTTGATAAAACAATCTGGCGCAAACCTTTTGGGAATGGGCTTTATAATTGAGAAATCATTTCAAGAAGGTCGTGATCGTTTACTGAATGAAAACATCAGAGTTGAATCATTAGTAAGATTAAAATCTTTAGGAGACAACTCGATTATTTTTGAAGAATAAAAAATATCAACCAAAAGCCAATTTATATTGGCTTTCTTTTTACTTTTAAAAAACAAAAAACTTACCTTGATAATATGAAAATAAAATTACTTGCTTTAACGCTCTCTTTACTATTCTTTACAAATTGTAATTCGTACAAATCGGCGAATTCTGCATTGGTTTCTGGTAATTTTCAGCAAGCTTTTGAGCAATCTACACAAGCCTATTTCAAAAACCCATCGGAGAAAAATGGAATCAAATATGTCCCATTAATTTTTGAAGCGTATAACAAAGGACAGCAAGAAGATGAAAATAGATTAAAACAAATTGAAACGTTGACTAATCCTTCTAAATATCAGGAAGCGTATCAAATTATTAATCGTTTGCAAGAAAGACAAAAAACGATTGCAGGAATTGATGGAAGATCGATTAGTGGGAAAACGTATAATTTCAAAACCAAAGATTATTCAGCAGCTTATAAAACGATTCAAGAAAAATATGCGCAATTTTTATATGATGAAGGAAAATCTTTTTTAAATCAAGGAGGAAAATTGAATGCGCAAACGGCCTATCAAAAGTTTCAAGTTTTAGAAAGTGTTTATTCTAATTATAAAGATACTCGTAGTTTGATGAATACCGCTCGTACAAACGGAATGTATAAAGTTTTGGTGCAATTGGTGAACAACACAGAAGTTGTTATTCCTAAACTACTAGAGAAAGATTTGTTAGATTTTAACTCATATGGATTGGATTCTAATTGGACTGAATTTTACACAGGAAAACTAAATAGCTCGTATGATTATGTGATTCAATTAAGTTTTGAGACAATAAATGTTTCGCCTGAAAGAGAAAAAATTGAGGTACATAATTTTGAGAAAAAAATTGTGGATGGTAAAGAAGAATTGGTGCAAAATGGAGTAGTGGTAAAGGATAAAGACGGAAAACCAGTGATGGTAGATCGTTATATTACGGTAAAAAGTAGATTCGAAGAAGTACAACGCATCAAAGAAGCTGCAATTACAGCGAGATATTATTTGATCGATAATCAAAAAGAGCAAGCCATTGATTCTAAAAACTTAGCAAGTCAGTTTATTTTTAGAGATTCTTACGGAACTTACAAAGGAGATCGACGTTCTTTGGATCGAGATTACATAAATATGATTGGTAGAAGACCAGCTCCATTTCCATCAAATGAACAAATGATTTTTGATTGTGGACAAGATTTGAAACGTAAATTCAAGAACGAAATCATCCGTATGAAGCTTTGATAAAAAAAATGTAAAAAATTTAATCATTTTTTAAAATTCATTTTCAATAGCTTATCACATAAAACGTCTGTTTTAGCTAAAAACTTGTAAAATTAGTTTTGGTGAATTAAAAAACCTTTCTATATTTGCACAGCAATTAAGACATAGACCCATGGTGTAACGGTAGCACATCGGTTTTTGGTGCCGCTAGTTGGGGTTCGAATCCCTGTGGGTCTACAAAAGTCTTATGCCTCGATAAGCAATTGTTGAGGCATTTTTATCTAACTTAGTTAAGAGAAAAGTTGCAAAAATTGAAATAAAATTTAGTCAGACCCATGGTGTAACGGTAGCACATCGGTTTTTGGTGCCGCTAGTTGGGGTTCGAATCCCTGTGGGTCTACAATTTTTTCTTTTCAATTTTTAACATAATAATCATGGACAGACCCATGGTGTAACGGTAGCACATCGGTTTTTGGTGCCGCTAGTTGGGGTTCGAATCCCTGTGGGTCTACAGATTTTAAGCTTCAATAATTTTATTGAAGCTTTTTTTATACTATAAATTTTGTTATATTTATCATAATTGATTTAGTAAATGACATTAGAAAACATAATTTTAGAAGCTAAAAAAGGGAAACGAAATGCTCAGAACGCAGTGATAGAGGTTTTGTGGAACAAAGTTTATCATTATGTTTTTTCTAAAATCAGAAACGAAGAAGAAGCCGAAGACATCGCTATCGAAACGTTTACAAAGGTTTTTACAAAATTAAAATTATATAACGAAGATTTTGACTTTACAACTTGGGTGATTTCTATCGCACATAATACGATGATTGATCATATCAGAAAATCTCCAAAACTGAATATTTCTCTTGATGATGAAACAAAATTTTTAGAAATTTTAGAAGATCATCCCTCACCAGAAGAGCATTTGATTTTAAAACAAGATAATGACACGCTAATAAAGGCTATTGCAAAATTGAGAGAACCTTATCAAAAAATTATCGAACTGCGTTATATCGAAGATAAAACATATAAAGAGATTGCTGAAGAACTCAATTTAACCTTGCCAAATGTTAAAGTTCGACTTTTAAGAGCCAAACAATTGTTAACAGAGGTGATGCAAGATAATATTTAGTAAATTTATTCGTTGAAAATTTGTTGAAGAAAACCGAACCGAAAATGAAGAAGCACATATACCTTACAACAATTATTATCGCAAGTTTATTTTTGACGTCTTGTGGAAGTAGCAAAGTAACTTCGTATAAAAAAACTGGTTCTAAAAAAGTGTATACTTCGACCAAAAAAACAGAATCTACAGAGGTTTTTCGTTCTAAAAATGCTGATGATAGTGCGCCTCGTGATGTAAATAGAATTCTAAAAACGGCAAAATCTTACTTAGGAACACCTTATAAATATGGCGGAATTACGAAAACAGGCTTCGATTGTTCGGGATTGGTATATATAAGTTTCAAGGAAATGAATTTAGAATTGCCTCGTCGTTCGAGTGATCAGGCAGAATATGGAAAAGAAATTACGATTGAAAATGTAAAGATTGGAGATTTGATATTTTTTAATACTTCGGGGAATTCAATTTCTCATGTAGGTATTGTAGAAAGTATTAATCATGATGGTTCAATCAGTTTTGTGCATTCATCTACTTCAAAAGGTGTTATCATTTCTTCCCTTGACGAAAATTATTGGAAAACTAGATTTGTAAAAGCGGTTAGACTTTTATAACTTGACGTGTGCTTAAAAAAAGAACTATATTATTAACTTTTCTAGGATTACTATTTTTTAGTTTATCCATAGTTGTTAATGCTCAAGAAGATAGTGTAAAAATTGATACTGTTAGAATTGAGAATAAAAATCATTCTAAGTTTAGAAAATTTTATCAAAAATTATTATTTAAGAAAAAACCAACGAGTTTTCCTATTCAGCCCAATAATGATGTGGATGATGGAAAATATCAAGGTAAAATCATTCGAAATATTTACTACAAAACACAAGATCCGTTTGGATATTCTTTGCAGGATACGACAAAAAAACCGACAAGATGGATTGAAAGAGCTGGAAATACATTGCATGGAAAATCCAAAAAATTTGTGTTGCGCCAAAATATGTTGTTAAAGCCTGGAGATAGATATGATTCTGTTAAGGCAGCGGAATCCGAGCGTTTGATTCGTACCAATCGTTCTATTCGTCGAGTAGAGATTAAGGAAGAAGCTGTGGGAAATGATTCGGTTGATTTGTATGTTAATTCAATTGATTCTTGGAGTATGTTTATTACAGGTTCGGTTTCGAGTTCGAAAGCTGGGATTCGCGTTAGAGAGCGAAATTTTTTAGGTTTAGGACATGTGTTTGATAATCGTTATCGTCACAATTACAAAACAGGAAATTCGTTATATCAATTTAATTATACGGTTCCAAATATTGCTCAAACTCGAATTATTGGGAATGTACGTTATTTCAAAAATGAAGACAATCATTATACAAAATCAATCAGTTTTGTACGACCTTTTTATTCGCCATTAGCGCATTATGCGGGTGGAGTTTCAGTTGGACAAGTGTATTTTAAAGATTCATTAGACTTCGAAAAACCTATTTTGGTTGATAATCATTTCAAATATAATTACCAAGATTATTGGTTGGCAAGAGCGTTTAGAATTGATGATGGTCATTCAGAAAATATTACCAATTTTATTGTCTCAGGGAGATTTTATGATCGATCTTATACCGAAACACCAACTCCGGAAAACGATCCTGTGAACTTTTTTTCTGACCAAACGAATTATTTAGTAGGGATAGGAATTTCTTCGAAACGATATATCAAAACAAAATATATTTTCAATTATGATATTGAAGAAGATATTGCGATAGGAAAATCATTGGGAATTATAGGAGGTATTCAAAATATTCGCCAAACTGATCGTTATTATCTTGGCGGAAAAGCTTCTGCTGGAGGTTTCTTAAATACTGGTTTTTGGGGATTTGGAGTAGAGTTTGGAGGATTTTTTAATAAAGGAAAATT of Empedobacter falsenii contains these proteins:
- a CDS encoding C40 family peptidase, with translation MKKHIYLTTIIIASLFLTSCGSSKVTSYKKTGSKKVYTSTKKTESTEVFRSKNADDSAPRDVNRILKTAKSYLGTPYKYGGITKTGFDCSGLVYISFKEMNLELPRRSSDQAEYGKEITIENVKIGDLIFFNTSGNSISHVGIVESINHDGSISFVHSSTSKGVIISSLDENYWKTRFVKAVRLL
- a CDS encoding RNA polymerase sigma factor; amino-acid sequence: MTLENIILEAKKGKRNAQNAVIEVLWNKVYHYVFSKIRNEEEAEDIAIETFTKVFTKLKLYNEDFDFTTWVISIAHNTMIDHIRKSPKLNISLDDETKFLEILEDHPSPEEHLILKQDNDTLIKAIAKLREPYQKIIELRYIEDKTYKEIAEELNLTLPNVKVRLLRAKQLLTEVMQDNI
- a CDS encoding BamA/TamA family outer membrane protein, with translation MLKKRTILLTFLGLLFFSLSIVVNAQEDSVKIDTVRIENKNHSKFRKFYQKLLFKKKPTSFPIQPNNDVDDGKYQGKIIRNIYYKTQDPFGYSLQDTTKKPTRWIERAGNTLHGKSKKFVLRQNMLLKPGDRYDSVKAAESERLIRTNRSIRRVEIKEEAVGNDSVDLYVNSIDSWSMFITGSVSSSKAGIRVRERNFLGLGHVFDNRYRHNYKTGNSLYQFNYTVPNIAQTRIIGNVRYFKNEDNHYTKSISFVRPFYSPLAHYAGGVSVGQVYFKDSLDFEKPILVDNHFKYNYQDYWLARAFRIDDGHSENITNFIVSGRFYDRSYTETPTPENDPVNFFSDQTNYLVGIGISSKRYIKTKYIFNYDIEEDIAIGKSLGIIGGIQNIRQTDRYYLGGKASAGGFLNTGFWGFGVEFGGFFNKGKFEQKTLSVELQYMAKLISWGKWKFRNFMKTNYLLGHDRLDSPADQLSLHEHDYLGMAGFKSDRGLTGQQKLMFEYQLQSYTPYEFLGFRISPFFNAMVAAIGDNKKFILNNNPIYSRFSLGVMLTNDYFVFNNIRFSLSYYPSIPGQGDNLIKTNLIDNRDYQMMDFDFSKPNYIRWNRWD
- the guaA gene encoding glutamine-hydrolyzing GMP synthase, giving the protein MTQGIIILDFGSQYNQLIARRIREFGVYTEIIPYNTSIEEIKKHNPKGIILSGGPSSVFGDEAALVDKELFEMGVPVLGICYGMQLISHLLGGEVKKGEKGEYGKSELTVLAQNSLFAGVPEQSTVWMSHFDEVMTAPTGFTISGKSNIDIAAIANEDKKIFAVQFHPEVTHSEYGSTMLENFVFNICQAEKNWVLKDFIETEIARIKEVVGDKKVILGLSGGVDSSVAAVLIHRAIGDQLTCIFVDTGLLRKDEGKKVMENYGKHFNMNIKMVDASERFLTNLKGIDEPEAKRKSIGKDFVAVFDEESNKFEDAAFLAQGTIYPDVIESQSVKGPSATIKSHHNVGGLPEDMKLQLLEPLRELFKDEVRKVGVELGIPRELVYRHPFPGPGLGIRVLGEVDEEKVRILQEADQIFIDELYAHNLYDEVSQAFVVLLPVKSVGVMGDERTYEYTAVVRSANTIDFMTATWSKLPYEFLELVSNRIINEVKGINRVAYDISSKPPATIEWE
- a CDS encoding glycerophosphodiester phosphodiesterase is translated as MKKFIFTALTTFMLTNMANAQKIIAHRGYWDTENNAKNSIKSLKSAQEIGAYGSEFDVLISADDVLMVNHDDNFQGHAIEMTNSSLLKTLKLANNENMPTLEEYFEQGKKNKKVKLIFELKPHSSKENENRAVKKAIEIIKKHKVEKQVEIISFSQNICDEFKKLAPKFHVSYLNGDLSPKDVKARNWNGIDYNYKVFQKNPTWVKEAKDLGLLVNVWTVNDPKVMQEMIDLKVDYITTDKPLILKEILTK
- a CDS encoding N-acetyltransferase, whose protein sequence is MPQLNSLEIYSFTTLNQIHKDYIFKIWNNEYPINLAFESLQDTENYLNSLIEAKHFFAVDENNQMRAWAVIFERDYEKWFALIVDSELHQIGLGRKILNRLKTFSTELNGWVIDHEKDTKANGEPYRSPLAFYMKNDFNLLPETRLELEKISAVKINWRE
- the mtgA gene encoding monofunctional biosynthetic peptidoglycan transglycosylase, with protein sequence MFKFIRKVILYLFVAHLVYIVVLKWINPPFTITQVQQGFEQGKFKRDYISYDEMGRNIKLAVIGSEDQKFPVHNGFDMDGIQEAIEKNKEGKKLRGGSTISQQVAKNVFLWQGRSWLRKGLEVYFTFMIEKIWGKQRILEMYLNTSEMGIGVFGVEAASEYYFNKPAKDLTKNEAARIAAALPLPRKYNVNPPSSFISRRASHIERQMRNIQGSADLEKVLGE
- the xpt gene encoding xanthine phosphoribosyltransferase, with amino-acid sequence MELLKERILKDGKSFDGGILKVDSFINHQMDPVLMKAIASEFVQRFSDLNINKIITIEASGIAPAIMVGLELNLPVVFVKKAKPKTMADFYASQVYSFTKDRTYDVCVSSQFLNENDNVIFIDDFLANGNAALGVEDLIKQSGANLLGMGFIIEKSFQEGRDRLLNENIRVESLVRLKSLGDNSIIFEE
- a CDS encoding outer membrane beta-barrel family protein, yielding MKFLQLILILISSFAFAQEKYSITGNISSKNESKTIQAKVILHDEFQNVIQTIETENSKFNFENLEQKIYSISVIYDNKIQDEEPFYLNENKTFHLNIDETVQINEVVINGKKETFKIENGNYNIDVANSNFNKLATTKELFSKLPSVMLGADQETLTIIGKGNPLLYLDDQQVDFSTISSLAIEDIKSIEIIKNPSAKYEANGRSVVKINLKKSKKEGLKFSLQETLSFKRKFNNYFNSTFQIRKNKSEFKLNASYNQLNPWEGNGFDYRVKDKNIQSNYFIKSQTKRPHFIVNTSFFQELNESGDYLSFAINSNFRKDKGLIDTKTEYSENNENQSILTLNDNENHRNFVNTLMNYNKNIQSIDVSILTGLQYTIYNTGTTYDFYNKINENDIEYNQSRYQKYRLKVFAGKFDVEKKFESDQKIEFGGRFTHAKSETTNQTFFSQKSSEEFLYNFKELNLSAYLQYTKNYEKWNYKAGLRTEATNSKGFDEIKQLSDIDKKYIDWFPNAEINYTFENKDALTIYYKRTIDRPNYSTLSSGNLYGSPYIEYSGNFNILPTYTDTFSANYSLKKWNMNVTYYQSKNPMNYTLIYDDVRNISTFTTVNFEKEKNISVGLDVPFEYKFWSTQISLSMIYSKIIDKKAVLKKSVPYIYLYSNHNFKLGKDFNFMLDGYWLRKRTEGIYDRNSQVIVNLGLTKSYKNLDFSIRFNDLFKQMKFSETLNYDKISSKNLFLVDYQELSVGVKYNFGRLNKTISKENKVNEEEGRIR